A window of Ictidomys tridecemlineatus isolate mIctTri1 chromosome 1, mIctTri1.hap1, whole genome shotgun sequence contains these coding sequences:
- the LOC101961786 gene encoding immunity-related GTPase family M protein, with product MAKAPMSCYTPLSTSFTSVVSYHTGWNILTEEMRRNIEKSLKEGKLLEVVSVFRRAVETVSRNQVHIAVTGESGNGMSSFINALRVLGHEEKASAPIGVVTTTQTRGSYSSFHFPNVVLWDLPGLGTTAQSLENYLNEMQFSQYDLFIIIASEQFSMNHVKLAKAIQGMGKRFYVVWTKLDRDFSTSALSKGQLLQNIQENIKENLQKEGVWEPPIFLVSNLDPLLHDFPKLRNTLKIDLSDIRCHGPLVMLSHICEKIINDKVNSLKGRLSTEHVEDILGIRDADDLGECLEAYRLLFGVDDASLQQVAHSMGTWAFDYMTIMKSQDLHTLCEGDWKMKFMTCLIMRAFLTVFRYIPFLGNPVIHHFRFMRHRRILELVAQDTKNILMKILKECMLST from the coding sequence ATGGCAAAAGCCCCAATGTCCTGTTACACTCCATTGTCTACATCCTTCACTTCTGTTGTGTCATACCATACAGGCTGGAACATTTTAACTGAAGAGATGAGGAGAAATATTGAGAAGTCCTTGAAAGAAGGAAAGCTGTTGGAAGTGGTCTCTGTGTTCAGGAGGGCTGTAGAGACAGTGTCCAGAAACCAAGTACACATTGCTGTGACTGGGGAGTCAGGCAATGGTATGTCATCCTTCATCAATGCATTGCGAGTCCTGGGACATGAGGAGAAGGCCTCAGCTCCTATTGGGGTGGTGACAACCACCCAGACAAGAGGAAGCTATTCTTCTTTCCACTTTCCCAATGTGGTGCTGTGGGACCTGCCTGGCTTGGGGACTACTGCTCAAAGTCTGGAGAACTATCTGAATGAGATGCAATTCAGCCAATATGACCTCTTTATCATCATTGCATCTGAGCAGTTCAGCATGAATCATGTAAAGCTTGCCAAAGCCATTCAGGGGATGGGAAAGAGGTTCTATGTTGTCTGGACTAAGCTGGACAGGGATTTCAGCACAAGTGCTCTCTCAAAGGGACAGCTATTACAGAATATCCAAGAGAATATCAAGGAAAATCTTCAGAAGGAGGGTGTGTGGGAACCCCCCATATTCCTTGTATCTAACCTTGACCCTTTATTGCATGACTTCCCAAAGCTTAGGAATACATTGAAAATAGACCTCTCTGACATCAGGTGCCATGGTCCCTTAGTCATGCTTTCCCACATTTGTGAGAAGATCATTAATGATAAAGTGAACTCCTTGAAGGGGAGATTATCCACAGAGCATGTGGAGGATATTCTTGGCATTAGGGATGCTGATGACTTGGGGGAGTGTCTGGAAGCCTACCGATTGCTCTTTGGTGTGGATGATGCATCACTTCAGCAGGTGGCTCATAGTATGGGGACATGGGCTTTTGACTACATGACCATCATGAAGTCCCAGGATTTGCACACTCTCTGTGAAGGTGACTGGAAAATGAAATTCATGACTTGCTTAATCATGAGGGCATTTCTAACAGTTTTTAGATATATACCATTCTTAGGTAATCCTGTCATCCACCACTTCAGATTCATGAGACATAGGCGCATCCTTGAGTTAGTTGCTCAGGACACCAAGAACATCCTGATGAAGATTCTGAAAGAATGTATGCTATCCACCTGA